From the genome of Candidatus Thermoplasmatota archaeon, one region includes:
- a CDS encoding DUF167 family protein yields MTARVAASPERGEANAALLALIARAFAVEAAAVTLVAGATERRKTVRVAGLPRARAVALLREALA; encoded by the coding sequence GTGACCGCGCGGGTTGCGGCTTCGCCCGAGCGGGGAGAAGCGAACGCGGCCCTCCTTGCGCTCATCGCGCGCGCGTTCGCCGTCGAGGCCGCCGCCGTCACGCTCGTCGCGGGGGCGACCGAGCGACGCAAGACGGTCCGCGTCGCGGGCCTTCCCCGCGCGCGGGCCGTCGCGCTCCTGCGGGAGGCCCTCGCGTGA